In a single window of the Campylobacter fetus subsp. testudinum 03-427 genome:
- the selA gene encoding selenocysteine synthase (Pfam match to PF03841.9 SelA) gives MNKLPKIDKIPNLKEFQNYFKPALLDISKSVLEEIRSKNQNETISEQDVINLIKNSYALFQNIEPKPLINATGVIIHTNLGRSPIGENLIKQAAHLVTSYSNLEYSLSNGKRGDRYAYTSYLCKLLFGCEDALIVNNNAAAVFLVLNSFAGGKEVPVSRGELVEIGGSFRVPEVMKNSGAILKEIGTTNKTHLSDYENSINENTAMILKVHKSNYDIVGFSSEVSINDIAKLTQKSGILSYYDLGSGYVNTLPYSLSKNEPNVKKLIQSGVDIISFSGDKLFGSVQCGIILGKKELINKLKNNQILRMLRVDKMVLSVLNETIKAYLNKDFHLIKPINQIYKTLSELEMQARRVLENIKLEASIKETKTFVGGGTMPNKSYPSIGLFFKGNANKNELKFRKCGIIGRIENEEFLLDFRSIFENEIENIIKIINGMSDE, from the coding sequence ATGAATAAACTTCCAAAAATCGATAAAATTCCAAATCTAAAAGAGTTTCAAAACTATTTTAAACCAGCGCTTTTAGATATCTCCAAATCAGTATTAGAAGAGATCAGAAGTAAAAATCAAAATGAAACTATATCAGAGCAAGATGTTATAAATTTGATAAAAAACTCATACGCCTTGTTTCAAAATATCGAGCCAAAACCGCTTATAAACGCGACAGGAGTTATAATACATACTAATCTTGGAAGAAGCCCTATCGGTGAAAATTTAATTAAACAAGCAGCTCATCTTGTGACTTCATACTCAAATTTAGAATACAGCTTAAGTAACGGCAAAAGAGGCGATAGATACGCATATACAAGTTATCTTTGTAAGCTGTTATTTGGTTGCGAAGACGCTCTTATAGTAAATAATAACGCAGCCGCAGTTTTTCTTGTGTTAAATAGTTTTGCAGGTGGAAAAGAAGTACCAGTTAGCCGTGGTGAATTAGTAGAAATCGGAGGAAGCTTTAGAGTGCCAGAAGTGATGAAAAACAGCGGAGCCATACTCAAAGAGATCGGCACTACAAACAAAACTCATCTAAGCGACTATGAAAACTCTATAAATGAAAACACAGCTATGATCTTAAAAGTACATAAATCAAACTACGATATAGTCGGATTTTCTAGTGAAGTTTCTATAAACGATATCGCAAAATTGACCCAAAAAAGCGGAATTTTAAGCTATTATGATCTTGGTAGCGGATATGTGAATACGCTTCCTTACTCTCTAAGCAAGAATGAGCCAAACGTAAAAAAACTGATACAAAGCGGAGTTGATATCATAAGTTTTAGCGGTGATAAACTTTTTGGCAGTGTGCAATGCGGCATAATACTTGGTAAAAAAGAGCTTATAAACAAGCTTAAAAACAATCAAATTTTAAGAATGCTAAGAGTCGATAAAATGGTGCTTAGCGTGTTAAATGAAACGATAAAAGCGTACTTAAACAAAGATTTTCATCTCATAAAACCTATAAATCAAATTTATAAAACATTAAGCGAACTAGAAATGCAAGCTAGGAGAGTTTTAGAAAACATCAAACTAGAAGCTAGCATAAAAGAGACTAAAACTTTTGTTGGCGGAGGAACAATGCCAAATAAAAGCTATCCTTCAATCGGGCTATTTTTTAAAGGAAACGCAAACAAAAATGAGCTTAAATTTAGAAAATGCGGAATCATAGGCAGGATTGAAAATGAGGAGTTTTTGCTTGATTTCCGTTCTATTTTTGAAAACGAGATAGAAAACATCATAAAAATTATAAACGGAATGAGTGATGAATAG
- the selB gene encoding selenocysteine-specific elongation factor (Pfam matches to PF00009.23 GTP_EFTU, and to PF09107.7 SelB-wing_3): MNSVIIGTSGHIDHGKTALIKALNGYEGDKTSDEIKRGITIDLSFSNLNNGIKNIAFIDVPGHENLVKTMISGAFQFDACMLVIAANEGLKPQTKEHIEILNLLNVKNIILVFSKCDLVSKNEQSEVKNSVLDFIKDFSNLEVLRSFFVSIKDKNSIDELKNYLFTVQRKMHDKDSIFRYYIDRVFQVKGHGTVVTGGVLKGTLKVGEQILNLDLNESFILRNLEVHAQSAKIVEAPNRAALNLSGDKTYALKKGQILSKKGFWRGFLEADCFVSGNLTHNSEVIFCVGSKQVNAKAALLKENFFTFKFDKMMFLEFNEPFILLKNSRVIGGGSVLNPVSEPLKKDVKSDLLLALKNLDFIRAFEILSRSHRHGFGLISSLQRFGMSPSAALEIASNLKDVFVDKKAACIYTNDGYNDIKEFIKFIINKNKDAMFSASSINTKLSWASTDFIEAVLNELEIDKIVQKNGSIYTKFGTNFDELNTTAEGKIYDILEKGYITPKAPYNIYDELDIDKIVGDTALKKLTKAKKVVRLEHNLFISSNALNKAINMLRDIIKNEGKVNITSAKNHLNLSRKYALAYLEYLDKFADIKKFENDRLFV; this comes from the coding sequence ATGAATAGCGTAATAATAGGAACTTCAGGTCATATAGATCACGGAAAAACAGCACTTATCAAAGCTTTAAACGGCTATGAGGGCGACAAAACATCAGATGAGATAAAACGCGGTATCACGATAGATCTTAGTTTTTCAAATTTAAATAACGGAATTAAAAATATAGCATTTATCGATGTTCCTGGTCACGAAAATTTAGTAAAAACTATGATAAGCGGAGCGTTTCAATTTGACGCTTGTATGCTCGTAATAGCAGCCAACGAAGGGCTTAAACCGCAAACAAAAGAGCATATAGAAATACTAAATTTACTAAATGTAAAAAATATAATTTTGGTATTTTCAAAATGTGATTTAGTAAGTAAAAACGAACAATCAGAAGTCAAAAATAGCGTATTGGATTTTATAAAAGATTTCTCAAATTTAGAAGTTTTAAGAAGTTTTTTCGTCAGCATAAAAGATAAAAATAGCATCGATGAGCTAAAAAATTATCTTTTTACAGTTCAAAGAAAAATGCATGATAAAGACTCTATTTTTCGCTACTACATTGATAGAGTTTTTCAAGTAAAAGGTCACGGCACAGTCGTTACTGGAGGCGTATTAAAAGGTACTTTGAAAGTTGGAGAGCAAATTTTAAACTTGGATTTGAATGAAAGTTTTATATTAAGAAATTTAGAAGTTCATGCTCAAAGCGCAAAAATAGTAGAAGCTCCAAATAGAGCTGCATTAAACTTAAGCGGAGATAAAACTTATGCTTTAAAAAAAGGTCAAATTTTAAGCAAAAAGGGGTTTTGGCGAGGATTTCTTGAGGCTGATTGTTTTGTAAGCGGAAATTTAACTCACAATAGTGAAGTCATTTTTTGTGTCGGATCTAAACAAGTAAATGCAAAAGCCGCACTTTTAAAAGAGAATTTTTTTACATTTAAATTTGATAAAATGATGTTTTTAGAGTTCAATGAACCGTTTATTTTACTAAAAAATAGCAGAGTTATAGGCGGCGGATCGGTTTTAAATCCAGTAAGCGAACCTCTTAAAAAAGATGTGAAATCAGATCTACTTTTAGCACTCAAAAATCTGGATTTCATACGAGCTTTTGAAATTTTAAGTAGATCTCATAGACACGGTTTTGGACTTATATCGTCTTTGCAAAGATTTGGTATGAGTCCGAGCGCCGCTCTTGAGATAGCTTCAAATTTAAAAGATGTTTTTGTAGATAAAAAAGCGGCTTGTATCTACACAAATGACGGCTATAACGACATTAAAGAGTTTATCAAATTTATAATAAACAAAAACAAAGATGCTATGTTTTCTGCATCTAGCATAAATACAAAGCTATCTTGGGCAAGTACGGATTTTATAGAAGCTGTTTTAAATGAGCTAGAAATAGACAAAATAGTCCAAAAAAACGGAAGTATTTATACTAAATTTGGAACTAATTTTGATGAATTAAACACAACAGCAGAAGGTAAAATTTATGATATTTTGGAAAAAGGATATATCACTCCAAAAGCACCGTACAACATATATGATGAGCTTGATATCGATAAAATAGTAGGAGATACAGCTCTAAAAAAGCTCACAAAAGCAAAAAAAGTAGTAAGACTGGAACACAATCTTTTTATAAGTTCAAATGCATTAAATAAAGCGATAAATATGTTAAGAGATATCATAAAAAATGAAGGAAAAGTAAATATAACCAGCGCTAAAAATCATCTAAATTTAAGTAGAAAGTATGCTTTAGCATATTTGGAATATCTTGATAAATTTGCCGATATTAAGAAATTTGAAAACGATAGGCTTTTTGTTTAA
- a CDS encoding putative thioredoxin-like protein, DsbA family (Pfam match to PF13098.2 Thioredoxin_2), which yields MKNVLIMSSLIAATSMFAINDAEILDLFKAASNEGLQVKIESKSKLEGTNFDQIIVDITDGKQSQKQVLFTDGKYVFPDIIDVNKRVSYLGKFNDMQEKASMGEAYSKLAAIIKNLDKSKIITIGNDPKKPTKYLFTDPDCPYCRIELDRIEKDLEESNLKVIMAPIPSHGEDAIKKSIAIYKDVKGVKDDATKIKILRKYYAKDASAPTNITADQVKTEQANIMKYFETGAIRGVPAMIDESDLK from the coding sequence ATGAAAAATGTTTTAATTATGAGTTCTCTAATAGCGGCTACTTCCATGTTTGCTATAAACGATGCGGAGATTTTAGATCTCTTTAAAGCTGCTTCGAATGAGGGTTTGCAAGTAAAAATAGAGTCAAAATCAAAGCTTGAAGGCACAAATTTTGACCAAATCATAGTAGATATCACAGATGGAAAACAGAGCCAAAAACAAGTTTTATTTACAGATGGCAAATATGTATTTCCAGATATCATAGATGTAAATAAAAGAGTATCTTATCTAGGTAAATTTAACGATATGCAAGAAAAAGCCTCTATGGGCGAAGCTTATAGCAAATTAGCAGCGATTATAAAAAATCTTGATAAATCAAAAATTATCACCATAGGAAATGATCCTAAAAAACCGACAAAATACCTATTTACCGATCCAGACTGTCCGTACTGCAGAATCGAACTTGATAGAATCGAAAAAGATTTAGAAGAGTCGAATTTAAAAGTTATTATGGCTCCGATCCCTAGCCACGGCGAAGATGCGATAAAAAAATCAATCGCCATATATAAAGATGTAAAAGGCGTAAAAGATGATGCCACAAAGATAAAAATTCTAAGAAAATACTATGCTAAAGATGCATCTGCTCCAACTAATATAACTGCTGATCAAGTAAAAACAGAACAAGCAAATATAATGAAATACTTTGAAACAGGCGCTATAAGAGGCGTACCTGCGATGATCGACGAGAGCGATCTAAAATAA
- the pseF gene encoding CMP-pseudaminic acid synthetase (Pfam match to PF02348.15 CTP_transf_3) produces MINNIAIITARGGSKRIPRKNIKDFMGKPMIYYAINAAINAGIFDEIMVSTEDEEIASISKNLGAKVPFLRSAKTADDFATTNDVIEEVLSQYAKLGILIENICCIYPCVPFISGELLKQAYEIFISTNADKLTPIVKFSFPVQRAFRVDEKGFLKYREPLNANKRSQDLEPMYHDAGMFYFYKANALNSDDRVPFILSENVTQDIDTMDDWKMAELKYKVLYGL; encoded by the coding sequence TTGATAAACAATATAGCTATCATAACAGCGCGCGGTGGAAGTAAAAGAATTCCGCGTAAAAATATCAAAGATTTTATGGGAAAACCTATGATATATTACGCTATAAATGCCGCTATAAATGCCGGAATTTTTGATGAGATCATGGTTTCCACAGAAGATGAAGAGATAGCTAGTATCTCTAAAAATCTAGGCGCAAAAGTTCCATTTTTACGAAGCGCCAAAACAGCAGACGACTTTGCTACAACAAACGATGTTATAGAAGAAGTACTAAGCCAGTATGCAAAACTGGGAATTCTCATCGAAAATATATGTTGCATTTATCCTTGCGTACCGTTTATAAGCGGCGAACTTTTAAAACAAGCGTATGAAATATTTATATCTACAAATGCGGATAAATTAACTCCAATAGTCAAATTTTCATTTCCAGTGCAAAGAGCTTTTAGAGTAGATGAAAAAGGGTTTTTAAAATACCGCGAACCACTTAACGCAAACAAAAGATCTCAAGATCTAGAACCGATGTATCATGACGCTGGAATGTTCTATTTTTATAAAGCAAATGCATTAAACTCCGATGATAGAGTACCATTTATCTTAAGTGAAAATGTTACACAAGATATAGATACTATGGATGATTGGAAAATGGCAGAGCTTAAATATAAGGTATTATATGGCTTATAA
- a CDS encoding AP endonuclease family protein (Pfam match to PF01261.20 AP_endonuc_2): protein MAYKIGLKLWSLNENYINSAAALYERGVYDYIELYSVPNSLDKIKIWADLKLKFGIPFAIHAPHFSNGLDFSNKDKFSSNLKLVELARTYSLELDAIYTVFHPGIGGNVDESIRQINSIKDFKFIIENKPYVVPMNNAPDAFCIGSTFEMIKKIIDQTGHGFCLDIGHALVSANYQKLDVYEYIAKLNSLNPLVYHLSDNDSVSIYDAHLHFGDGNIDFKKIHSIIDQDKFLAIETIKDSKENLDDFIKDSKFIKELK from the coding sequence ATGGCTTATAAAATCGGTCTTAAATTATGGTCTTTGAATGAAAATTATATAAATAGCGCCGCAGCTCTTTATGAACGTGGAGTTTATGACTATATCGAGCTTTACTCAGTACCAAACTCTCTTGATAAAATCAAAATTTGGGCGGATTTAAAACTTAAATTCGGTATTCCATTTGCTATCCATGCTCCACATTTTAGCAACGGTTTGGATTTTTCAAATAAAGATAAATTTAGTTCAAATTTAAAATTAGTAGAGCTTGCCCGCACTTATAGCCTTGAGCTTGACGCTATTTATACTGTTTTTCATCCTGGTATCGGCGGCAATGTTGATGAGAGCATAAGACAGATAAATAGTATAAAAGATTTTAAATTTATAATAGAAAATAAACCTTACGTAGTACCTATGAATAACGCTCCAGACGCATTTTGTATCGGTTCAACTTTTGAAATGATAAAAAAAATAATAGATCAAACAGGACATGGATTTTGCCTTGATATCGGTCACGCCCTAGTAAGCGCAAACTATCAAAAACTAGATGTTTATGAATACATTGCTAAGCTTAACTCTCTAAATCCGCTTGTATATCATCTAAGCGATAACGATAGTGTGAGTATTTATGACGCGCATTTACATTTTGGAGATGGAAATATTGATTTTAAAAAAATCCATTCTATCATAGACCAAGATAAATTTCTCGCTATAGAAACGATAAAAGATAGCAAAGAGAATTTAGATGATTTTATAAAAGATTCTAAATTTATAAAGGAGTTAAAATGA
- a CDS encoding ATP-grasp domain-containing protein (Pfam match to PF13535.2 ATP-grasp_4), which produces MNQKVALVIGASSESVFAINEAKKAGLKVVAFDGNKDAIGLKLADISYVVDIRDPKNIIEKLTGGGYEPITILPVPIGRYLITTGSINDYYKLGGVSYKAADLCTDKLLFHKKLRNLTDETIGGGGLSLDKGEDLRPIECHLITPNLDSSILKFPLIIKPRFGSGSRDVIAVKNQDEFKNTLSKIDLSKEDFLAETLVEGTEYGLSGAVINGVYIHILIREKLLTPLPYRQSIGNLSASEISEVSRYMQRVATRLNLKNCLINADLIVTPEGEPFIIELAPRPSGHYLSSTFVEIATGVNMTKEWINMILSKPFSFEPKFTKHAIIRYFDFEGRVIPPNFEILKEELGIVKYECNINGVLGIVTDGASIMNRGYAIIVANNKQECLANTDALIKKFKKEIK; this is translated from the coding sequence ATGAACCAAAAAGTAGCCCTAGTAATAGGTGCTAGCAGTGAGAGTGTTTTTGCCATCAACGAAGCCAAAAAAGCCGGACTTAAAGTTGTAGCTTTCGATGGAAATAAAGACGCAATCGGACTAAAACTTGCCGATATATCTTACGTTGTTGATATAAGAGATCCAAAAAATATCATAGAAAAACTTACGGGGGGGGGGTACGAGCCTATAACGATTTTACCAGTTCCTATCGGTAGATACCTGATAACAACTGGAAGTATAAATGACTACTATAAACTAGGCGGCGTTAGCTATAAAGCCGCTGATTTATGCACCGACAAACTTTTATTTCATAAAAAATTAAGAAATCTAACTGACGAAACTATAGGGGGGGGGGGACTCTCTCTTGACAAAGGGGAAGATTTGAGACCTATAGAATGTCATTTGATCACTCCAAATTTAGATTCAAGCATACTTAAATTTCCACTTATCATTAAACCACGATTTGGAAGCGGAAGTAGAGACGTCATAGCTGTAAAAAATCAAGATGAATTCAAAAATACTTTATCAAAAATAGACTTAAGCAAAGAGGATTTTTTAGCTGAAACATTAGTAGAAGGAACAGAATACGGACTAAGTGGAGCAGTGATAAATGGAGTATATATACATATACTTATAAGAGAAAAACTCCTTACGCCACTTCCTTATCGTCAAAGCATAGGAAATTTAAGTGCTTCAGAGATTTCAGAAGTCTCGCGCTATATGCAGCGAGTCGCTACTAGGCTAAATTTAAAAAACTGTCTTATAAACGCAGATCTCATCGTGACACCTGAAGGGGAACCATTCATTATAGAGTTAGCTCCACGCCCAAGCGGTCACTATCTCTCAAGTACATTCGTGGAGATAGCAACTGGTGTGAATATGACAAAAGAGTGGATAAATATGATTTTAAGCAAACCTTTTAGCTTCGAGCCCAAATTTACAAAACATGCGATTATTAGATATTTTGATTTTGAAGGTAGAGTTATTCCACCAAATTTTGAAATTTTAAAAGAGGAGCTTGGAATTGTAAAATATGAGTGCAACATAAATGGAGTTTTGGGCATTGTAACAGATGGCGCAAGCATTATGAATAGAGGATATGCTATCATAGTAGCTAACAACAAGCAAGAGTGCCTAGCAAACACAGACGCTCTTATAAAAAAATTTAAAAAGGAGATAAAATGA
- a CDS encoding SAM-dependent methyltransferase (Pfam match to PF13847.2 Methyltransf_31) translates to MNENVKQAQENAYKLWEEHVSTGYLLYPNEYLTRYIFANRRSFKSILDFGCGDGRHIEMMSKAKIPHIIGVDYNKSVLQIAKNRCNENGVKCEVFQSGEILNLKELLGGEKVDCVVCWGITHINAKETTSNFIKQFASVLNEGGSVFANWRTRKDSLYKKGEEIDKDTFIIDEESHKGMLYYFPSLDEIEKIYESAGLKITSKDYEEFSTNDGQIVNSWHIIEAKPKEI, encoded by the coding sequence ATGAACGAAAACGTAAAACAAGCACAAGAAAATGCTTACAAACTATGGGAAGAGCACGTATCTACCGGGTATCTACTCTATCCAAATGAATACCTTACAAGATATATTTTTGCAAATAGAAGATCGTTTAAAAGTATTTTAGACTTTGGATGTGGAGATGGAAGACACATTGAAATGATGAGTAAAGCAAAGATTCCTCACATAATCGGTGTAGATTACAATAAATCAGTTTTGCAAATAGCTAAAAATCGTTGCAATGAAAACGGTGTAAAATGTGAAGTATTTCAAAGTGGAGAGATTTTAAATTTAAAAGAGTTATTGGGTGGAGAAAAAGTTGATTGCGTAGTTTGCTGGGGCATAACTCATATCAATGCAAAAGAGACGACTTCAAATTTTATTAAGCAATTTGCATCTGTTTTAAATGAAGGCGGAAGCGTGTTTGCCAACTGGCGAACCAGAAAAGACTCTTTATATAAAAAAGGAGAGGAGATAGATAAAGATACGTTTATCATAGATGAAGAGTCCCACAAAGGAATGCTTTATTACTTCCCAAGCTTAGATGAAATAGAAAAAATTTATGAGAGTGCCGGTCTAAAAATAACTAGCAAAGACTATGAAGAATTTAGCACAAATGACGGTCAAATAGTAAATTCGTGGCATATTATAGAAGCAAAACCTAAGGAAATTTAA
- a CDS encoding SAM-dependent methyltransferase (Pfam match to PF13489.2 Methyltransf_23): MKNSLKDYETNLAKWEELVLKGDLIYPDEHVVRFIFKNKFQSALDFGCATGRHLECLNRAGVKKIIGVDINQAPLEVAFTRLNEYVEMGGGKLILLNNKNKSLKDIIGDTKVDAIISWGVLHLFTPDIVVNLLSEFKNHLNKNGKILVNFRSQNDSLKNGAINLGSDIYKVTKESHKDLLYTFYTLEMIKDLFGKADLKISSIDKETFSQNNGDIQNEFYITEAVHNS; the protein is encoded by the coding sequence ATGAAAAATAGTCTTAAAGATTACGAAACAAACCTAGCAAAATGGGAAGAACTCGTTTTAAAAGGCGATTTAATATATCCAGATGAGCATGTTGTGCGTTTTATTTTTAAAAATAAATTTCAGAGCGCACTTGATTTTGGATGCGCTACAGGAAGACACCTTGAATGCTTAAATAGAGCAGGAGTAAAGAAGATAATCGGTGTAGATATCAATCAAGCGCCACTTGAAGTAGCTTTTACAAGACTAAATGAGTATGTAGAAATGGGGGGGGGTAAGCTCATACTTTTAAATAATAAAAATAAAAGTTTAAAAGATATAATCGGCGACACTAAAGTAGATGCTATAATCTCTTGGGGAGTTTTACATCTATTTACCCCAGATATAGTAGTAAATTTACTAAGTGAGTTTAAAAATCATCTAAATAAAAATGGTAAAATTCTAGTAAATTTTAGAAGTCAAAATGATAGCTTAAAAAATGGTGCTATAAATTTAGGGTCAGATATTTATAAAGTAACAAAAGAGTCTCATAAAGATCTATTATATACGTTTTACACTCTAGAAATGATTAAAGATCTATTTGGAAAAGCCGATTTGAAAATATCAAGTATAGACAAAGAGACTTTCTCACAAAACAACGGAGATATACAAAATGAATTCTACATCACAGAGGCCGTACATAATAGCTGA
- the pseI gene encoding pseudaminic acid synthase (Pfam matches to PF03102.10 NeuB, and to PF08666.8 SAF), whose product MNSTSQRPYIIAEMSANHCGDKNLAFKIIKAAKDAGADALKVQTYTADTITIDCKDEIFMTQNDGLWAGQSLYELYKKAYTPWEWQGELKAYADEIGIDFFSTPFDYSAVDFLESINVPMYKIASFEAIDYPLIRYAAKFKKPMIISAGISSLEEIYEAVHACKSVGNNDITILKCTSSYPAKIEDMNLLTIKDMLEKFSPIGVKVGLSDHSMSLEVPITAVALGASVIEKHFTIDRTLGGEDSGFSLNKDEFKTMSSAVRNAYKALGGVDYSVNEKNRKSARSLFVVERIKKGEILTPQNIRSIRPNNGLHPKFYDEILGKTAKKDLEFGRPLSLDDIV is encoded by the coding sequence ATGAATTCTACATCACAGAGGCCGTACATAATAGCTGAAATGTCTGCTAATCACTGCGGAGATAAAAACTTAGCTTTTAAAATCATAAAAGCAGCAAAAGACGCTGGAGCTGACGCCCTAAAAGTACAAACTTACACTGCTGATACTATCACGATCGATTGCAAAGATGAGATATTTATGACTCAAAATGACGGTCTTTGGGCAGGACAAAGCTTATATGAACTATACAAAAAAGCATACACTCCTTGGGAGTGGCAAGGTGAGCTAAAAGCGTACGCCGATGAGATCGGGATAGACTTTTTCTCAACTCCGTTTGATTATAGTGCTGTGGATTTTTTAGAGAGCATTAACGTTCCTATGTATAAGATCGCCTCTTTTGAAGCGATCGATTATCCGCTCATCAGATACGCAGCTAAATTTAAAAAACCTATGATAATCTCAGCTGGAATTTCAAGCTTAGAAGAAATTTATGAAGCTGTGCATGCTTGCAAAAGCGTAGGAAACAACGATATAACTATACTTAAATGTACTTCAAGCTATCCAGCTAAAATAGAGGATATGAACCTACTCACTATAAAAGATATGCTTGAGAAATTTTCTCCTATAGGCGTAAAAGTCGGTCTGAGCGACCACTCTATGAGCTTAGAAGTCCCGATAACAGCAGTCGCGCTAGGAGCTAGCGTGATAGAAAAACACTTTACCATAGACCGCACTTTAGGTGGGGAAGATAGTGGATTTTCTCTGAATAAAGATGAGTTTAAAACTATGAGTAGCGCAGTTAGAAATGCTTACAAAGCCCTTGGAGGCGTGGATTACAGCGTAAATGAAAAAAATAGAAAAAGCGCTAGATCGCTTTTTGTAGTAGAGCGTATTAAAAAAGGTGAGATTTTAACGCCACAAAATATCCGCTCAATCCGCCCGAACAACGGACTTCACCCTAAATTTTATGATGAGATTTTAGGAAAAACGGCAAAAAAAGATTTGGAATTCGGACGTCCTTTAAGCTTAGACGATATTGTATAA
- the gdhA gene encoding glutamate dehydrogenase (Pfam matches to PF00208.17 ELFV_dehydrog, and to PF02812.14 ELFV_dehydrog_N), which translates to MGVHEYINHTLEHIKKTSPGQNTFLQAATEVLHSLEPLLSAEDKYLKHKIIDRIVMPERTTMFRVTYMNDKNEPCSHFGYRVEFNSALGPYKGGLRFHPSVCLDIIKFLGFEQILKNSLTGLNMGGGKGGANFDPKGKSDGEIMRFCQSFMNELYKLIGDVKDVPAGDIGVGGREIGYMFGQYKKLTNRFDGALTGKGLSWGGSLARTEATGYGSVYFANEMLEKLGGSLEGKKCSVSGAGNVAIYTVEKLYEFGALPITVSDSTGFVYDKDGIDTQLLKRLKEVERKGLSDYTDFRKNAVFTPVKAYKEGTNGVWSVPCDAAFPSATQNELHLVDIKTLYDNGCRLVCEGANMPSTLDAIDFMLSKKDFLFGPAKAANAGGVATSGLEMSQNASMQKWSFEEVDKKLHDIMRNIFNESYDTSVEFGDAGNLVLGANIAGFRKVADAMIDQGYV; encoded by the coding sequence ATGGGAGTGCACGAATATATCAATCACACACTTGAACACATCAAAAAAACAAGTCCGGGACAAAATACGTTTTTACAAGCCGCGACTGAAGTTTTACATAGTCTTGAGCCTCTTCTTAGCGCAGAAGATAAGTATCTAAAACATAAAATTATAGATCGTATCGTAATGCCGGAGAGAACAACGATGTTTAGAGTAACTTATATGAATGATAAGAACGAGCCGTGTTCTCATTTTGGTTATCGTGTTGAATTCAACTCAGCTCTTGGACCTTATAAAGGCGGTTTAAGGTTTCATCCATCAGTTTGCTTAGATATCATCAAATTTCTTGGTTTTGAGCAAATTTTGAAAAATTCACTTACCGGGCTTAATATGGGCGGTGGAAAAGGTGGAGCGAATTTCGATCCAAAAGGTAAAAGTGACGGCGAGATTATGAGATTTTGTCAATCGTTTATGAATGAACTTTATAAACTGATAGGCGACGTAAAAGACGTACCTGCAGGCGATATCGGAGTTGGAGGTCGCGAGATCGGATATATGTTCGGTCAATATAAAAAATTAACAAACCGCTTTGATGGAGCTCTTACTGGAAAAGGTTTGAGTTGGGGTGGAAGCTTAGCTAGGACTGAAGCTACTGGATATGGTTCGGTTTATTTTGCAAATGAGATGCTTGAAAAATTGGGCGGCTCTTTAGAGGGTAAAAAATGCTCAGTTAGTGGAGCTGGAAATGTTGCTATATATACGGTAGAAAAACTATATGAATTTGGAGCGCTTCCTATTACGGTGAGTGATTCAACTGGATTTGTTTATGACAAAGACGGAATCGATACGCAGCTTTTAAAACGCTTAAAAGAGGTAGAGAGAAAAGGTCTTAGCGACTATACTGATTTTAGAAAAAATGCGGTATTTACTCCGGTGAAAGCATATAAAGAAGGTACAAACGGTGTTTGGAGCGTACCTTGCGACGCTGCTTTCCCTAGTGCTACTCAAAACGAACTTCATTTGGTGGATATAAAAACTCTTTATGATAATGGTTGTCGCTTGGTTTGCGAGGGTGCGAATATGCCTAGCACTCTTGATGCTATTGATTTTATGCTTAGCAAAAAAGACTTTTTATTTGGTCCTGCTAAAGCGGCGAACGCAGGCGGCGTTGCTACTAGCGGTTTAGAGATGTCTCAAAACGCAAGTATGCAAAAATGGAGCTTTGAAGAGGTAGATAAAAAGCTGCATGATATAATGAGAAATATATTTAACGAAAGCTACGATACTTCAGTAGAGTTTGGCGACGCAGGAAATCTTGTTCTTGGAGCAAATATAGCAGGATTTAGAAAAGTTGCTGACGCTATGATAGATCAAGGATATGTTTAA